From the genome of Streptomyces sp. NBC_01341, one region includes:
- a CDS encoding protein-tyrosine phosphatase family protein — protein MRPNLFTIDFPGPGRVSTMARPRGGDWLEDEMTALRRSGVDILVCALTRPELQDLGLAEEPQAAAAAGLRFVAVPITDRTVPELATVLPTLDTLAEQLREGAHIVTHCRAGIGRSSLLAAALLILGGIGPDISWNLIERARGLAVPDTAEQREWTMQLRKAP, from the coding sequence ATGCGACCAAACCTGTTCACCATCGACTTCCCCGGCCCCGGACGGGTGAGCACCATGGCCCGACCCCGTGGCGGCGACTGGCTCGAAGACGAGATGACCGCGCTGAGACGCTCTGGCGTCGACATCTTGGTCTGCGCACTCACCAGGCCCGAACTCCAAGACCTCGGCCTCGCCGAGGAGCCGCAGGCAGCTGCCGCGGCCGGGCTGCGGTTCGTGGCCGTCCCCATCACCGACCGCACGGTCCCCGAGCTCGCCACGGTCCTTCCCACCCTGGACACGCTCGCCGAACAACTCCGCGAAGGCGCACATATCGTCACCCACTGCCGAGCCGGCATCGGACGCTCGTCCCTCCTTGCCGCCGCACTCCTCATTCTCGGCGGCATCGGCCCTGACATCTCCTGGAACCTGATCGAACGTGCTCGCGGGCTCGCCGTCCCCGACACCGCTGAGCAGCGCGAGTGGACGATGCAACTGCGCAAAGCTCCATGA
- a CDS encoding superinfection immunity protein, giving the protein MLANLTPLELLVFVPVALIILFVPSIIAYRRKVERLWLVVVVSLIGGGTGLLWFVALYMAMTMRTRTADLAPLNTSGPRIVTEG; this is encoded by the coding sequence ATGCTTGCGAATCTAACTCCTCTTGAGCTGCTGGTCTTTGTGCCAGTGGCGTTGATCATCCTGTTCGTGCCGTCGATCATTGCCTACCGAAGAAAGGTGGAGCGCCTGTGGCTGGTCGTCGTGGTCAGCCTGATCGGCGGGGGCACGGGCTTGCTCTGGTTCGTGGCCCTGTACATGGCGATGACCATGCGGACCCGGACAGCTGACCTTGCGCCCCTGAACACCTCCGGGCCCCGGATCGTCACCGA